The following proteins are co-located in the Polymorphospora rubra genome:
- a CDS encoding acyl-ACP desaturase, which produces MPSTRTPLSQEALLIELEPVVATNLDRHLGLAKEWFPHEYVPWSDGRTFDGLLGGEAWSPSDSTIPDAARTALIVNLLTEDNLPSYHRQIATLFGQDGAWGTWVHRWTAEEGRHGTAIRDYLTVTRAVDPVALERARMVHMSAGYSNQHDDEVLHSLAYVSFQELATRISHRNTGRATGDPLCEQLLARVAADENLHMVFYRNLLGAAFEFAPSQAMRAVADVVSDFQMPGNGIDGFARKSVQIALAGIYDLRQHRDDVVNPVLRQWDIWNVTGLDAEGEQAREQLAKHLSELDVAATRFEEKRAAREARIAARPA; this is translated from the coding sequence GTGCCGTCCACCCGTACGCCGCTCAGCCAGGAAGCCCTGCTCATCGAACTGGAGCCGGTCGTCGCGACGAACCTCGACCGGCACCTCGGCCTGGCCAAGGAGTGGTTCCCGCACGAGTACGTGCCGTGGAGCGACGGCCGGACCTTCGACGGTTTGCTGGGCGGCGAGGCATGGTCGCCTTCGGACTCCACCATCCCGGACGCCGCCCGTACGGCCCTGATCGTCAACCTGCTGACCGAGGACAACCTGCCGTCGTACCACCGGCAGATCGCCACGCTGTTCGGTCAGGACGGCGCGTGGGGGACCTGGGTGCACCGGTGGACGGCGGAGGAGGGGCGGCACGGTACGGCGATCCGCGACTACCTGACGGTGACCCGGGCGGTCGACCCGGTGGCGCTGGAGCGGGCCCGGATGGTGCACATGTCGGCCGGGTACTCCAACCAGCACGACGACGAGGTGCTGCACTCGCTGGCGTACGTCTCGTTCCAGGAGTTGGCGACCCGGATCTCGCACCGCAACACCGGCCGGGCGACCGGCGATCCGCTGTGCGAGCAGCTGCTGGCCCGCGTCGCCGCCGACGAGAACCTGCACATGGTCTTCTACCGCAACCTGCTGGGCGCGGCGTTCGAGTTCGCGCCCAGCCAGGCGATGCGGGCGGTCGCCGACGTGGTCAGCGACTTCCAGATGCCGGGTAACGGCATCGACGGTTTCGCCCGCAAGTCGGTGCAGATCGCCCTGGCCGGCATCTACGACCTGCGGCAGCACCGCGACGACGTGGTCAACCCGGTGCTGCGGCAGTGGGACATCTGGAACGTGACCGGCCTGGACGCCGAGGGCGAGCAGGCCCGCGAGCAGCTGGCCAAGCACCTGTCCGAGCTGGACGTCGCGGCGACCCGCTTCGAGGAGAAGCGCGCCGCCCGCGAGGCCCGCATCGCCGCAAGACCCGCCTGA
- a CDS encoding PaaI family thioesterase: MTQTQTEPQAARTRTFSWTDPALTAATLGRRSGLETIQAMIRGEVPAPPIMHTIGADSMTAEEGRARVTLTAQEFHYNPLGSVHGGVLSTLLDTAAGCAVHTTLPAGYGYTSLDLNVKFVRPATVASGLLTCEGVVVQRGRRVALAEARLTDAAGRLVAQATSSCLVFELPPA; this comes from the coding sequence ATGACGCAGACCCAGACGGAGCCGCAGGCGGCGCGCACCCGTACGTTCTCGTGGACCGACCCGGCACTCACCGCCGCGACGCTGGGCCGACGCTCCGGTCTGGAGACCATCCAGGCGATGATCCGGGGTGAGGTACCCGCCCCGCCGATCATGCACACCATCGGCGCCGACAGCATGACCGCCGAGGAGGGCCGGGCCCGGGTCACCCTCACCGCGCAGGAGTTCCACTACAACCCGCTCGGCTCGGTCCACGGCGGGGTGCTGTCCACACTGCTCGACACCGCCGCCGGCTGCGCCGTACACACCACCCTGCCGGCCGGGTACGGCTACACGTCGCTCGACCTCAACGTGAAGTTCGTCCGGCCGGCTACGGTCGCCTCCGGCCTGCTCACCTGCGAGGGCGTGGTGGTGCAACGGGGCCGGCGGGTGGCGCTGGCCGAGGCCCGGCTCACCGACGCCGCCGGCCGCCTGGTCGCCCAGGCCACCTCGAGCTGCCTGGTCTTCGAACTCCCACCCGCCTGA
- a CDS encoding winged helix-turn-helix transcriptional regulator, with protein MRPAALDWEIDNCTIGRAMAILGERWTVVVLREVFNGVRRFDDMRERTGIPRQVLTNRLATLVGQGVLRREPYREPGARLRHEYRLTDKGLDLWPVLVAVLEWGDRYLADPEGPPLSTAHRDCGAPVRAVLRCAAGHDVTEPRDVLPRPGPGARRRT; from the coding sequence GTGAGACCTGCCGCACTCGACTGGGAGATCGACAACTGCACCATCGGCCGCGCCATGGCGATCCTCGGCGAGCGGTGGACCGTCGTGGTGCTCCGCGAGGTCTTCAACGGCGTACGCCGATTCGACGACATGCGCGAACGCACCGGAATCCCGCGCCAGGTGCTCACCAACCGGCTCGCCACCCTGGTCGGGCAGGGCGTGCTGCGCCGCGAACCCTACCGGGAGCCGGGCGCCCGGCTGCGCCACGAATACCGGCTCACCGACAAGGGACTCGACCTGTGGCCGGTGCTGGTCGCCGTACTCGAATGGGGTGACCGCTACCTCGCCGACCCCGAGGGGCCGCCGCTGTCGACCGCGCACCGCGACTGCGGCGCGCCGGTACGCGCCGTCCTGCGCTGCGCCGCCGGGCACGACGTCACCGAGCCGCGCGACGTGCTGCCCCGACCCGGCCCCGGCGCCCGCCGCCGTACCTGA